The DNA window TGCAGCTTCAAAAGCCTTTGCAACGCTTGTATTTTTATAAGGTCCCGTTAAGAGGTTTGTCCCATAATCTTCTTCTTTCAATGCAGAATATAGAACTTTACCACTTTCATCATCTACAAGTAATAAATCTCCATAGGATAGTTTCTGGATAAAATTTAAAAATGTAAGATTATACTTTTCATATATACTATTCTCATCAGTATCATCAACTCCCACTTGATTAAATTTCATCATAGCCTCTATAGTCATTGGTTCCTGTGCCATGTATGAAATTCTTTTTTGCATGGTTTTAAAATAATCTTCTATTTCTTGTTTCTTTGTATCTCTTATAAAGGTCAATTGATCCGTAGCATCATTTTGTAAAGACTCCTTTGAATGATAATAACTAATCCCGCCTATAATCATTCCAGGTATAATAGAGAGTATTAAAAAATATAGAATCAATTTTCCTTTTAAACTCTTCATAATATTTGTTTTCATCCTATGATCCCTCCTTCAAATCCTTAAACGATTTCTTCGTTAATAATAATTTTTTTATCCATCATAATATTTTTTATATCTAAAATAATGCTCCGGGTCTTTGTCATTCCTTTAAAATAGTCTTTATTGAAATTCGTTATAGTCAAAATATTTTTTTGTATTTCCGATACAAAAATTTCTCTACATCCTACAATACTGTCTACCGCTATCCCCACCTCTATTTCATTGACCTTCATAACAATTACTTTTTTTACACTATCTGCATCTATTTTTTTCATGGTAAAGCCTAAAAAATTTCTCATATCTATAAC is part of the Crassaminicella profunda genome and encodes:
- a CDS encoding chemotaxis protein CheW, coding for MERCDRVEEVEKIEILEFLLKNEEGKEKYAAEVLYANEVYSVNCVTMLPCTPSFIIGIMNFRGKIISVIDMRNFLGFTMKKIDADSVKKVIVMKVNEIEVGIAVDSIVGCREIFVSEIQKNILTITNFNKDYFKGMTKTRSIILDIKNIMMDKKIIINEEIV